One Vibrio gazogenes genomic region harbors:
- the rplT gene encoding 50S ribosomal protein L20, producing the protein MPRVKRGVQARARHKKVLKQAKGYYGARSRVYRVAFQAVTKAGQYAYRDRRNKKRQFRQLWIARINAASRQNGLSYSRFINGLKKASIEIDRKILADIAVFDKSAFAVLVEKAKAAL; encoded by the coding sequence ATGCCTCGCGTAAAACGTGGTGTACAAGCTCGTGCACGTCATAAGAAAGTTCTAAAGCAAGCTAAAGGTTACTACGGCGCTCGTTCTCGAGTTTATCGTGTTGCCTTCCAAGCAGTGACCAAAGCTGGTCAATATGCATATCGCGACCGTCGCAACAAGAAACGTCAATTCCGTCAACTGTGGATTGCACGTATTAATGCGGCATCTCGCCAAAATGGTTTGTCTTACAGCCGTTTCATCAACGGTCTGAAGAAAGCATCTATCGAGATTGATCGTAAGATCTTAGCTGATATTGCTGTATTTGATAAATCAGCATTCGCTGTGCTTGTTGAGAAAGCAAAAGCTGCACTTTAA
- the rpmI gene encoding 50S ribosomal protein L35, with the protein MPKMKNNKGAAKRFKKTAGGVKYKHATKRHILTKRTTKNKRHLRPNSVLPKCEVAAVARMLPYA; encoded by the coding sequence ATGCCTAAGATGAAAAACAATAAAGGTGCTGCTAAGCGTTTTAAGAAAACTGCTGGTGGTGTTAAGTACAAGCACGCGACTAAACGTCACATCCTGACTAAGCGTACGACTAAGAACAAGCGTCATCTACGTCCAAACTCTGTCCTTCCTAAATGTGAAGTGGCTGCTGTTGCACGTATGTTGCCATACGCTTAA
- a CDS encoding helix-turn-helix domain-containing protein, producing MHPTVIFIRKILKNKGLSYAQLATLSGIDESKIKRVLSGRQSMTLEMRDQIMVVLGVAEMAQADHLNNAEYLTLWHQMPPNLKQVVLSLMTTIKFETQRS from the coding sequence TTGCATCCCACTGTTATCTTCATTCGGAAAATATTAAAAAATAAAGGACTCTCTTATGCACAGTTGGCAACCCTTTCCGGAATCGACGAGTCCAAAATTAAACGTGTCTTATCCGGACGCCAATCCATGACGCTGGAAATGAGAGATCAAATTATGGTGGTACTCGGCGTTGCTGAGATGGCGCAGGCTGATCATCTCAACAACGCTGAATACCTGACACTCTGGCATCAAATGCCGCCCAATCTCAAACAAGTGGTTCTGTCACTGATGACTACGATCAAGTTTGAAACACAGCGTTCATAA
- the thrS gene encoding threonine--tRNA ligase encodes MPNITLPDGSQRQFDHPVSVSDVALSIGAGLAKATIAGRVNGVRVDACDLIENDASLEIITAKDEVDGLEIVRHSCAHLLGHALKQLYPDAKMAIGPTIDNGFYYDIDLEQSLSQEDLEKIEARMKALAKTKYQVVKKNVSWQEARDTFESRGEPYKIEILDENVARDDHPGLYHHEEYTDMCRGPHVPHMGFCQHFKLLNVAGAYWRGNSDNKMLQRIYGTAFHDKKALSAHLTRLEEAAKRDHRKIGKQLDLFHMQQEAPGMVFWHHNGWSVFRDLEVFVREKLTEYDYQEVKGPLMMDRVLWERSGHWDKYAEAMFTTNSENREYAIKPMNCPGHVQIFNQGLKSYRDLPLRMAEFGSCHRNEPSGSLHGIMRVRGFTQDDAHIFCTEEQIQQEVTSCIKMVYDVYRTFGFENIAVKLSTRPEQRVGSDEIWDRSEEALMLSLKSMNIDYDIQEGEGAFYGPKIEFTLHDCLDRAWQCGTVQLDFNLPSRLGATYVGENNERLVPVMIHRAILGSLERFIGILIEEYAGFFPTWLAPEQAVVLNITDKQSDYVQNVVRKLQKCGIRAKADLRNEKIGFKIREHTLKRVPYMLVCGDQEVEAGEIAVRTRRGKDLGKFKLDDFIELVRTEVLSRKLNLEE; translated from the coding sequence ATGCCTAATATTACTCTTCCTGACGGTAGTCAACGTCAATTCGATCACCCTGTTTCAGTTTCAGACGTTGCTTTATCTATCGGTGCTGGTCTTGCGAAAGCGACCATTGCCGGACGTGTTAACGGCGTTCGTGTTGACGCCTGTGATCTCATTGAAAACGATGCCAGCTTAGAAATCATCACGGCAAAAGATGAAGTTGATGGTTTGGAAATCGTGCGTCACTCATGTGCCCACTTATTGGGACATGCGCTGAAGCAACTGTATCCTGATGCCAAGATGGCGATTGGTCCAACAATCGACAATGGTTTTTATTACGATATCGATTTAGAACAGTCATTGTCGCAAGAGGATTTGGAAAAAATTGAAGCGCGGATGAAAGCGCTGGCTAAAACCAAATATCAAGTGGTCAAAAAGAATGTCAGTTGGCAGGAAGCACGTGATACGTTTGAATCTCGTGGAGAACCATACAAGATAGAAATTCTGGATGAAAACGTGGCGCGTGACGATCATCCCGGCCTATATCATCATGAAGAATATACTGATATGTGTCGCGGCCCCCATGTTCCTCATATGGGATTTTGTCAGCATTTTAAATTATTGAATGTGGCTGGCGCTTACTGGCGTGGTAACAGCGATAATAAAATGTTGCAGCGTATTTATGGTACGGCTTTTCACGATAAGAAAGCCCTGAGTGCGCATTTGACTCGTCTGGAAGAAGCAGCCAAACGCGATCACCGCAAAATCGGTAAACAACTCGATTTATTCCATATGCAGCAAGAAGCGCCGGGAATGGTATTTTGGCATCATAACGGCTGGTCTGTCTTCCGCGATTTAGAAGTTTTTGTCCGTGAAAAGCTGACGGAATATGATTATCAGGAAGTGAAAGGTCCACTTATGATGGATCGCGTCCTGTGGGAACGTTCTGGGCACTGGGATAAATATGCCGAAGCGATGTTCACAACAAATTCTGAAAATCGTGAGTATGCGATTAAGCCAATGAATTGTCCCGGTCATGTTCAGATTTTTAATCAAGGTCTGAAATCCTACCGTGATTTACCATTGCGAATGGCGGAGTTTGGTTCATGCCATCGAAACGAGCCGTCAGGGTCTCTGCATGGCATCATGCGGGTACGTGGCTTTACTCAAGATGATGCTCATATTTTCTGTACTGAAGAACAGATTCAGCAAGAAGTCACTTCTTGTATTAAAATGGTCTATGATGTTTACCGGACGTTTGGTTTCGAGAATATTGCAGTGAAGCTTTCGACTCGCCCTGAACAGCGGGTTGGTAGTGATGAAATTTGGGATCGTTCTGAAGAAGCACTAATGCTCTCGCTGAAATCAATGAATATCGATTATGATATTCAGGAAGGCGAAGGGGCATTCTATGGACCGAAAATTGAGTTTACATTGCATGATTGCCTTGACCGGGCATGGCAGTGTGGTACAGTGCAGCTCGATTTTAATCTGCCGAGCCGTTTAGGCGCGACTTATGTCGGTGAAAACAATGAGCGTCTGGTGCCTGTGATGATTCACCGGGCAATTTTAGGCTCACTGGAGCGGTTCATCGGTATTTTGATTGAAGAATATGCAGGATTTTTCCCGACTTGGCTTGCACCAGAGCAGGCAGTCGTATTAAATATTACTGATAAACAATCGGATTATGTTCAGAATGTGGTACGAAAACTACAAAAATGTGGGATTCGAGCAAAAGCAGACTTGAGAAATGAAAAGATAGGCTTTAAAATCCGCGAACATACTTTGAAACGTGTACCGTATATGCTGGTTTGTGGCGATCAGGAAGTAGAAGCTGGCGAAATCGCAGTACGGACACGAAGAGGCAAAGACTTAGGTAAATTTAAGCTGGATGATTTCATTGAGTTGGTCCGGACCGAAGTCTTAAGCCGTAAGCTCAATCTGGAGGAATAA
- a CDS encoding phage tail-collar fiber domain-containing protein, translated as MSQVVIPLEFERYLQDRIINGQAPDMNEMIFAYLPDLDSEQPIDRHLGLPNPSYWVYQQDVMQQAKLNDDAIIYSVVIPGTVKAFTFNAIYLHDKQTANSCGLVVHKMTETKEPEMSSVRSCVQQYSGAAAIAQIHVTPESWQIDYQSRLYGMDDDLRLACLDLFGDASFFGNGFQIKVSGSDYLCSPGVGYVGGLRCVNHGQTEITDVLPASGIYLDVSWQGGVVSRWTSNWKLTASTTSLTDYVADGVQHYVTQIARVETDGRVTDLRHLGLDENKLPDATTTTKGVVIRATDNEVLNGQGTGTFSTEQFRKVMSRYGFFGSTYGLGYIADNSAFDSAPHGLISFSSKLPLNSQIGVAWQGIKLLDGSTYTIIAASNNAGDPKLAFYHSTQNKWTSVLTNLNAQFAPYQSDRVYRTGDVCTTYDSGIGERKFWQMYAGPNMTCVGKDPEDPLNRHDGWSDPSAPFWWIPYGGKVGQPFFWLDTTPPEEAVMEINADLPISVYWRLAKAYPHLVTGDTINTGEIRGEFLRVLDQGRGVDSGRSINSWQNSSAFVGDGDGYNILIPNLGSAKHKEVLGFEFDNATDPISANYAALNNNDQNAKVITSGAKSLETANTASDFARLRVRNIARPMAIYI; from the coding sequence ATGAGTCAAGTTGTGATTCCTTTGGAATTTGAGCGTTACCTGCAAGATCGGATTATCAACGGGCAAGCCCCGGATATGAATGAAATGATCTTTGCTTATCTACCCGATTTGGACTCGGAGCAGCCAATTGATCGTCATTTAGGACTGCCGAATCCGTCGTACTGGGTCTATCAACAAGATGTTATGCAGCAGGCGAAACTGAATGACGATGCAATCATTTATTCAGTCGTCATTCCTGGTACAGTCAAAGCATTTACGTTTAATGCGATTTATTTGCATGACAAGCAGACCGCCAATTCATGCGGTTTGGTCGTGCACAAAATGACAGAAACCAAAGAGCCGGAGATGTCGAGTGTTCGCTCTTGTGTTCAGCAATATTCAGGGGCGGCTGCGATTGCGCAGATTCATGTGACGCCGGAAAGCTGGCAGATCGACTATCAGTCCCGCTTGTATGGTATGGATGACGACTTACGTTTGGCATGTTTGGATCTGTTTGGCGATGCATCATTTTTTGGCAATGGATTTCAGATCAAAGTCTCGGGCAGTGACTATTTGTGCTCTCCCGGTGTCGGTTATGTGGGCGGATTACGTTGTGTCAATCATGGTCAGACAGAAATCACAGATGTACTGCCAGCATCGGGCATCTACCTCGATGTGAGCTGGCAGGGGGGAGTCGTGAGCCGTTGGACCAGTAACTGGAAACTTACAGCCAGTACAACGTCGTTGACCGATTATGTTGCTGATGGTGTTCAGCACTATGTGACGCAAATTGCCCGAGTTGAAACGGATGGTCGTGTAACGGATTTACGGCATTTAGGACTGGATGAAAACAAGCTTCCGGATGCGACGACGACAACCAAAGGGGTTGTCATTCGGGCAACTGATAATGAAGTTTTGAACGGCCAAGGAACGGGCACTTTTTCAACTGAACAATTTAGAAAAGTAATGTCTCGGTATGGATTTTTTGGTTCAACCTATGGATTAGGGTACATTGCTGATAACTCTGCTTTTGACTCAGCACCGCATGGACTGATTTCATTTTCATCAAAACTACCACTGAACAGTCAAATTGGTGTTGCATGGCAAGGCATTAAATTACTCGACGGCTCAACCTATACAATTATTGCTGCTTCAAATAATGCGGGCGATCCGAAATTGGCCTTCTATCATTCGACGCAGAATAAATGGACGTCTGTCCTGACAAATCTCAACGCTCAATTCGCCCCATATCAATCAGATCGAGTCTATCGAACTGGTGATGTATGCACGACTTATGATTCTGGTATCGGTGAGCGAAAATTCTGGCAAATGTACGCAGGCCCGAATATGACTTGTGTCGGGAAAGACCCGGAAGATCCATTAAATCGACATGATGGGTGGTCAGATCCGTCAGCGCCATTTTGGTGGATCCCATATGGCGGAAAAGTAGGGCAACCCTTTTTCTGGCTTGATACGACCCCTCCAGAAGAAGCGGTTATGGAAATTAATGCTGACTTACCTATTTCAGTTTACTGGCGCTTAGCCAAAGCATATCCACATCTGGTGACCGGAGATACGATCAACACAGGTGAGATCCGCGGTGAGTTTTTGCGTGTGCTTGATCAAGGGAGGGGCGTTGATTCTGGGCGCAGTATTAACTCATGGCAGAATTCATCAGCATTTGTGGGAGATGGTGATGGCTATAATATTCTGATCCCTAATTTGGGGTCGGCAAAACACAAAGAAGTTTTAGGTTTTGAATTTGATAATGCGACGGATCCTATCTCGGCAAATTATGCAGCCCTTAATAATAACGATCAAAATGCAAAGGTGATCACTTCTGGGGCAAAAAGTCTTGAGACAGCGAATACAGCATCAGATTTTGCTCGGTTGAGGGTTCGTAATATCGCTCGTCCAATGGCCATTTATATATAG
- a CDS encoding DNA-binding protein, whose translation MFALNGHTFGLKNLTVSFEREMKSKDMSAQSSGTQEAEQGDKAATLNVSGMIAFHDIHKLGILQTMSSAKDSKGNRMVYTIIEEMANAFKIKNVRFSGRFSATQQENMMAWKVSFQLKESNSVAEQKEARQKEQTKAEPAENPRLQQSLQKNKRQTGQTKAKPVQDSRFQQSLKQNKEATR comes from the coding sequence ATGTTCGCCTTAAATGGTCATACATTTGGATTAAAGAATCTTACCGTCAGTTTTGAGCGGGAAATGAAGAGTAAAGATATGAGTGCTCAATCGTCTGGCACGCAAGAAGCGGAACAGGGCGATAAAGCTGCAACACTCAATGTCTCCGGGATGATTGCTTTTCACGACATTCACAAGCTGGGAATCTTGCAAACGATGAGCTCAGCCAAAGATAGCAAAGGCAATCGCATGGTTTATACCATTATCGAAGAAATGGCGAATGCATTTAAAATCAAGAATGTCAGATTTTCCGGGCGCTTTTCTGCAACCCAACAGGAAAATATGATGGCCTGGAAGGTCTCTTTTCAGCTCAAAGAATCGAACAGTGTTGCAGAGCAGAAAGAGGCTCGGCAAAAAGAACAGACTAAAGCAGAACCGGCTGAGAACCCGCGTCTGCAGCAGTCATTGCAAAAAAATAAGCGACAAACAGGACAGACTAAAGCCAAACCAGTTCAGGATTCTCGTTTTCAACAGTCATTGAAACAAAATAAGGAGGCGACCCGATGA
- the infC gene encoding translation initiation factor IF-3 yields MPAKQNQHRINGEIRGVREVRLSGAEGEESRIIPIQEALDTAVEAGMDLVEISPNAEPPVCRVMDYGKFLFEKSKAAKEQKKKQKQIQIKEVKFRPGTDIGDYQVKLRNLLRFLEEGNKVKVTIRFRGREMAHQDIGVDVLNRLKEDTVDIAVVESFPSRIEARQMIMVLAPKKK; encoded by the coding sequence GTGCCGGCCAAACAGAACCAACATCGTATCAACGGAGAAATTCGTGGTGTACGTGAAGTCCGTTTATCGGGAGCAGAAGGTGAAGAATCTCGGATTATTCCAATTCAAGAAGCGCTTGATACGGCTGTAGAAGCCGGTATGGATCTTGTTGAAATTAGTCCCAATGCGGAGCCGCCTGTCTGTCGTGTGATGGATTATGGTAAATTCCTCTTCGAGAAGAGCAAAGCTGCAAAAGAGCAGAAGAAAAAGCAAAAGCAGATCCAGATTAAAGAAGTAAAATTCCGTCCTGGAACTGATATTGGAGACTATCAGGTAAAACTACGCAACCTGTTACGTTTCCTTGAAGAAGGCAACAAAGTGAAGGTAACAATTCGCTTCCGTGGCCGAGAAATGGCACACCAAGATATCGGTGTCGATGTTTTGAATCGTCTGAAAGAAGATACAGTAGATATTGCTGTTGTAGAATCTTTCCCTAGTCGGATCGAAGCCCGTCAAATGATTATGGTGCTAGCCCCTAAGAAGAAGTAA